One region of Esox lucius isolate fEsoLuc1 chromosome 17, fEsoLuc1.pri, whole genome shotgun sequence genomic DNA includes:
- the LOC105008709 gene encoding uncharacterized protein LOC105008709, producing the protein MTAGRLFFVILIFYTFQHVKAQDRPKPSLTLKHAVIRERESIQLICETPSLSVPQCHFIIEGKQKSNPLPCQITLTGYKLLHWAGQSSPVEVKIQCFYMVETYFPSTRSDPVSLRILDHRDLPQPILTVNPKVIGERDSVQLSCVTPPSLSECQCGFYEDGRPALPDTSCKQMVTGTQLLSWTGQKSPAVVQVTCYYIVGRYHTSPPSDPVIVTFQDPPQPNLTVSPSVIRERDTVQLICETPPSVSVSQCNFIIEGKQISYPSPCQSTLTGYKLLHWAGQNSSVEVKIQCFYLVETYYPSTRSDPVSLRILGLTSPFIPSMAINHTSGSTVSITLTSDTPKKTTVGSTTASSTPATSSGLTSPFIPSMAINHTSGSTVSITLTSDTPKKTTVGSTVSITLTSDTPKKTTVGLTVSSTLTTGSSQSSTERVQSSTITVVDSNQESNLVQLFWLAAVGVGSGVGLFLVGLTAVCLCRKTKRNKSQRHQDQQDDHNQHPFGENGQSSEHDNYDIYHLYNSIPDRPAASAQTDGFYSLLMTH; encoded by the exons atACCTTCCAACATGTCAAAGCCCAAG ACCGTCCTAAGCCCAGTCTGACTCTGAAACATGCAgtcatcagagagagagaatctaTTCAGCTGATCTGTGAGACTCCATCTTTATCTGTGCCTCAGTGTCACTTCATCATAGAGGGGAAACAGAAGTCAAATCCTTTACCTTGTCAGATCACACTAACAGGATATAAGCTGCTTCACTGGGCAGGTCAAAGTTCACCTGTTGAGGTCAAAATTCAATGTTTCTACATGGTGGAGACATACTTTCCATCAACACGCAGTGACCCTGTCTCTTTGAGGATTCTGG ATCACAGAGACCTCCCTCAGCCCATTCTGACAGTGAATCCTAAAGTTATCGGAGAGAGAGACTCAGTTCAGCTGAGCTGTGtgactcctccatctctctctgagTGTCAGTGTGGTTTCTATGAAGACGGGAGACCTGCTCTTCCAGACACATCCTGTAAACAGATGGTCACAGGAACTCAGCTGCTTTCTTGGACAGGTCAAAAATCACCAGCTGTGGTCCAGGTCACATGTTACTACATTGTAGGAAGATATCACACATCTCCTCCCAGTGACCCAGTCATTGTCACATTCCAGG ACCCTCCTCAGCCCAATCTGACAGTGAGTCCTTCAgtcatcagagagagagacaccgtTCAGCTGATCTGTGAGACTCCTCCATCTGTATCGGTGTCTCAGTGTAACTTCATCATAGAGGGGAAACAGATCTCATATCCTTCACCATGTCAAAGCACACTAACAGGATATAAGCTGCTTCACTGGGCAGGTCAAAATTCATCTGTTGAGGTCAAAATTCAATGTTTCTACTTGGTGGAAACATACTATCCATCAACACGCAGTGACCCTGTCTCTTTGAGGATTCTGG GTTTAACCTCTCCTTTCATACCCAGCATGGCAATTAATCATACTTCAG GTTCCACAGTTAGTATTACTTTGACAAGTGACACCCCAAAGAAAACAACTGTAG GTTCAACCACTGCTTCTAGCACCCCAGCAACTTCATCAG GTTTAACCTCTCCTTTCATACCCAGCATGGCAATTAATCATACTTCAG GTTCCACAGTTAGTATTACTTTGACAAGTGACACCCCAAAGAAAACAACTGTAG GTTCCACAGTTAGTATTACTTTGACAAGTGACACCCCAAAGAAAACAACTGTAG GTTTGACTGTTAGTTCGACTTTGACAACTGGCAGCTCTCAGAGTTCAACTGAAA GAGTTCAAAGCTCCACAATAACTGTTGTGGATTCAAACCAAGAGAGCAATTTGG TGCAATTATTTTGGTTAGCAGCAGTGGGTGTGGGTTCTGGAGTTGGCTTGTTCCTTGTGGGACTgacagctgtctgtctctgtaggaAGACCA aaagaaacaaatcTCAGAG ACATCAAGACCAACAAGATGATCATAACCAAC ATCCTTTTGGAGAGAACGGACAATCATCTGAACATGATAAT tATGATATATATCACCTGTACAACTCAATCCCAGACAGACCTGCAGCCTCAGCCCAGACAGATGGGTTTTACAGTCTTCTGATGACACACTGA